Proteins encoded within one genomic window of Alteribacter populi:
- the pknB gene encoding Stk1 family PASTA domain-containing Ser/Thr kinase produces MIGKRINDRYKIIKSVGGGGMADVYLAHDMILNRDVAVKVLKEQFSQDEDFIRRFRREAQAATSLSHPNVVNIYDVGEEDRLYYLVMEYIEGPTLKEYIQQKGSLEVDEAVGITAHLTSAIAHAHDNQIIHRDIKPHNILIGHDGTAKVTDFGIARAISEATITHTNSILGSVHYLSPEQARGGHVTYKSDIYSLGIVMYEMLAGEVPFSGDTAVSVAIKHLQTPLPSIRQKYPDIPQSVENVIMKATAKDSFNRYSTAFSMGEDLDTVLSPLRADEEKLDLRDAIDHDQTKAIPIVGHDSTDKTNEEETMVVGTPTQSNANQSQSATPPQGNKKKKGWKKWLTTAVLLLLLLFGATAIAFTWLPQWLHVDEVTIPDDLVGKSYEEALQELIDMNLRVERELDYDEEAEEGTVIGHTPAAGRTVKVETQVTLRVSEGAEPVSMSDFTGRSLSAIENELEDFKEVEISTEENADEDDETVLEQSPAPEDQVIPKDTVVKLTVSEKPVMTMANLMGGTRDEVSEYISEHQMISAAYEEDFHPSIEEGKVISQNPEWGSEIDEQTEVTVVFSKGPEPEPESDENNEEEIEPTFAEVPFRVTVPEESGNEGHGVLIAVIDSTTEEQETVVDTEITETEVFNIPMQLDEQEDKGYIILYHNDEEHAESPFEYTYDEVKQYETDE; encoded by the coding sequence ATGATAGGAAAAAGAATTAATGATCGGTATAAAATAATAAAGTCTGTTGGTGGGGGCGGCATGGCCGATGTCTATTTGGCACATGACATGATCTTAAACCGAGATGTTGCAGTGAAGGTGTTAAAAGAGCAATTTTCTCAAGACGAAGATTTTATCCGCCGGTTTAGAAGAGAAGCACAAGCAGCCACTAGTTTATCCCATCCGAATGTCGTGAATATTTATGATGTAGGCGAAGAGGATCGTCTATACTACCTAGTGATGGAATACATCGAAGGTCCAACATTAAAAGAATATATCCAGCAAAAAGGTAGTCTCGAGGTAGATGAAGCTGTAGGCATTACGGCTCATTTAACGTCTGCTATTGCACACGCTCATGATAACCAGATTATTCATCGTGATATTAAGCCTCATAACATTTTAATTGGACATGATGGAACTGCGAAAGTAACTGATTTTGGGATAGCAAGGGCAATTAGTGAAGCGACGATTACGCACACGAATTCAATCCTAGGTTCAGTCCACTATTTATCTCCTGAGCAGGCGAGAGGGGGACATGTAACCTACAAATCAGATATTTATTCGTTAGGAATTGTCATGTATGAAATGCTGGCAGGTGAAGTGCCTTTTAGCGGGGATACAGCTGTTTCTGTAGCGATTAAACATTTACAGACACCATTGCCTTCAATTCGGCAAAAGTATCCAGATATTCCCCAAAGCGTAGAAAATGTCATCATGAAAGCGACAGCTAAAGATTCATTTAATCGGTATTCTACAGCATTTAGTATGGGAGAAGATTTAGATACAGTGTTAAGCCCGTTAAGAGCAGATGAGGAAAAGCTGGATTTACGGGATGCTATTGACCACGATCAAACAAAGGCGATTCCGATTGTGGGACATGACTCAACGGATAAAACCAATGAAGAAGAAACGATGGTAGTAGGCACCCCTACACAAAGTAATGCAAATCAATCTCAATCTGCGACACCACCTCAGGGAAATAAAAAGAAAAAAGGCTGGAAAAAATGGCTGACAACTGCTGTACTGCTCTTGTTGCTCTTATTTGGAGCTACGGCTATAGCATTTACGTGGCTGCCACAGTGGCTTCACGTAGACGAAGTAACGATTCCTGATGATCTCGTTGGAAAGAGTTATGAGGAAGCACTTCAAGAACTTATCGATATGAATTTGCGTGTAGAAAGAGAACTCGATTATGATGAAGAAGCTGAAGAAGGTACAGTAATTGGTCATACACCAGCTGCCGGCAGAACTGTGAAAGTCGAAACACAGGTGACACTAAGAGTAAGTGAAGGAGCAGAGCCGGTTTCTATGAGCGACTTTACTGGACGTTCTCTTAGTGCGATAGAAAATGAATTAGAGGATTTTAAAGAGGTAGAAATTAGTACAGAGGAAAATGCGGATGAAGATGATGAAACGGTCCTAGAGCAATCCCCAGCACCTGAAGATCAGGTGATTCCCAAAGATACGGTTGTTAAGCTCACTGTGAGTGAGAAACCCGTTATGACAATGGCCAATTTAATGGGAGGGACTCGTGATGAGGTGAGCGAATATATTTCTGAGCATCAGATGATATCAGCTGCGTATGAAGAAGATTTTCATCCATCGATTGAAGAAGGAAAGGTCATCTCTCAGAACCCTGAATGGGGAAGTGAAATTGATGAGCAAACAGAAGTCACTGTCGTTTTTTCAAAAGGACCTGAACCTGAACCAGAATCTGATGAGAATAATGAAGAAGAAATAGAACCTACATTCGCAGAAGTCCCGTTTCGTGTAACTGTGCCTGAAGAATCCGGAAATGAAGGGCACGGTGTTCTTATTGCTGTCATTGATTCGACAACGGAAGAACAGGAAACGGTCGTGGATACAGAAATTACTGAAACCGAAGTTTTTAACATTCCTATGCAGCTGGACGAACAAGAAGACAAAGGATACATCATTTTATATCACAATGATGAAGAGCACGCAGAGAGTCCGTTTGAATATACCTATGACGAAGTAAAGCAGTATGAAACGGATGAATAA
- a CDS encoding Stp1/IreP family PP2C-type Ser/Thr phosphatase: MDAVFKTDVGQTRAHNEDDGAFAVNSHGQVLVLVADGMGGHQAGDVASQMTKESLLKKWLDTDNFETPKEAEQWLSESVQRINGELYDHAQHHTDCQGMGTTIVAALCTHDFITIAHVGDSRVYLSSAQGFRQLTGDHSLVGELVRSGQISEDEAMNHPRRNVVLRALGTEAEVKIDLETIDWDEGSYLLLCTDGLTDKVSNKEIEKELLEGRGLTETVDSLIQIANDRGGEDNVTIAIVRLETENEGGEQS, encoded by the coding sequence ATGGATGCTGTTTTTAAAACAGATGTAGGTCAAACCAGAGCTCATAATGAAGACGATGGGGCATTTGCAGTCAATTCACATGGTCAGGTGCTCGTGCTAGTTGCTGATGGTATGGGGGGACATCAAGCTGGTGATGTAGCGAGCCAGATGACAAAAGAGTCATTATTAAAAAAATGGTTAGATACCGATAATTTTGAAACACCAAAAGAAGCAGAACAATGGTTATCAGAAAGTGTACAACGAATTAACGGTGAATTGTATGACCATGCCCAGCACCATACAGACTGTCAAGGAATGGGAACGACGATTGTTGCAGCTTTGTGTACGCATGATTTTATCACAATTGCTCATGTAGGTGACTCAAGAGTCTATCTAAGCAGTGCCCAAGGTTTTAGACAGTTGACTGGCGATCATTCCCTCGTTGGGGAGTTGGTTCGTTCAGGACAAATCAGTGAAGATGAGGCGATGAATCATCCGCGAAGAAATGTGGTGCTTAGAGCATTAGGCACAGAAGCCGAAGTGAAAATTGATTTGGAAACGATAGATTGGGACGAGGGTTCTTATTTACTTTTATGTACTGACGGCCTAACTGATAAAGTGTCCAATAAAGAAATTGAGAAAGAACTCTTAGAAGGTAGAGGTTTAACAGAAACAGTAGATTCGCTTATTCAAATAGCCAATGACCGCGGCGGAGAGGATAACGTGACGATTGCGATTGTCCGTCTGGAAACAGAAAATGAGGGCGGGGAACAATCATGA
- the rpe gene encoding ribulose-phosphate 3-epimerase: MTKIAPSILSADFARLGEEVEDVEKGGADYIHVDVMDGHFVPNITIGPLLVDAIRPVTKLPLDVHLMIENPDQYIPAFAKSGADILSVHVEACPHLHRTIHLIKSEGVKAGVVLNPATPVESIRHIVKDVDLILLMTVNPGFGGQSFIEEVLPKITQVKEMCVQAGNEDVDIQVDGGVNEKTARLCVEAGANVLVAGSAIYNKQDRKKAIEDIRG, from the coding sequence ATGACAAAAATTGCGCCATCCATCCTATCAGCAGATTTTGCGCGACTAGGTGAAGAAGTGGAAGATGTAGAAAAGGGAGGAGCGGATTATATCCATGTAGATGTGATGGACGGTCATTTCGTCCCGAATATTACGATAGGTCCGCTTCTTGTTGATGCTATTCGCCCGGTAACGAAGCTACCTTTGGATGTCCATCTTATGATTGAAAATCCCGATCAGTATATTCCTGCTTTTGCGAAGAGTGGTGCCGATATTCTTTCTGTTCATGTGGAAGCGTGTCCTCACCTCCACCGGACGATTCACTTAATTAAAAGTGAGGGAGTCAAGGCTGGTGTCGTTCTAAATCCAGCGACACCAGTCGAGAGTATTCGCCACATTGTAAAAGATGTCGATTTGATCTTGCTTATGACGGTAAACCCTGGTTTCGGAGGACAATCTTTTATCGAGGAAGTTCTTCCGAAAATCACCCAAGTCAAAGAGATGTGTGTCCAAGCTGGCAATGAAGATGTCGATATTCAAGTTGACGGTGGTGTAAATGAAAAGACAGCACGCCTATGTGTTGAAGCAGGAGCGAATGTTCTCGTTGCCGGTTCTGCAATTTACAATAAACAAGACCGTAAAAAAGCGATTGAAGATATCAGAGGCTAA
- the thiT gene encoding energy-coupled thiamine transporter ThiT, which yields MKKDTKVVVMAEIAIMGAIGFLLDFVSFGFAWLQGGSISLMMLPIFIMAFRRGLKAGLATGLIVGLLNLSFGAYIVHPAQAILDYPLAFFVVGFAGLFFVSKERSVKHRISMIVLGVFLGTLLRFAAHFASGVIWIDVFAPDEANAYLYSFVYNITYILPSFIVCLIVMILLTNANKRIIHAEG from the coding sequence ATGAAGAAAGATACAAAAGTTGTTGTCATGGCTGAAATAGCAATAATGGGAGCCATTGGATTTCTATTGGATTTTGTTAGTTTCGGGTTTGCGTGGCTGCAAGGGGGCTCGATTTCTTTAATGATGCTGCCGATTTTTATCATGGCATTTAGAAGAGGGTTAAAGGCAGGGCTTGCAACGGGTTTAATTGTAGGGCTACTAAATTTAAGCTTTGGCGCATACATTGTTCATCCAGCCCAAGCAATCCTCGATTACCCGTTAGCCTTTTTTGTTGTCGGGTTTGCCGGATTATTTTTTGTTTCGAAAGAGCGCTCTGTTAAACATCGCATCAGCATGATTGTGCTGGGCGTTTTCTTAGGGACGTTACTTCGTTTTGCGGCTCATTTTGCATCAGGCGTAATTTGGATCGATGTGTTTGCACCAGACGAAGCAAATGCATACCTTTATTCGTTCGTATACAACATTACGTATATCCTGCCTTCGTTTATCGTATGTTTAATCGTGATGATCTTGCTCACGAATGCAAATAAACGTATTATCCATGCTGAAGGTTAG
- a CDS encoding thiamine diphosphokinase, with translation MDYIILAGGPRSLLPSLEKIKQEHPDALWIGVDRGVYDLVQHHIIPHQAFGDFDSLTETELDWINEQSISLSVYPEEKDETDMELALNWVLNQDPRHIYLYGATGGRLDHLFANVQLLLKGIKQKVPITMVDCFNRVQLREPGSYTVTGSPLSYYSFIPFTPKVEEITIEGFKYELHNDTLWQGTSLSVSNRLVQKSGKVSFTTGLLLFFESMDQ, from the coding sequence ATGGATTATATTATTTTAGCAGGAGGGCCTCGCTCTCTCCTTCCATCGTTAGAAAAAATAAAACAGGAACACCCTGATGCACTATGGATTGGTGTCGATAGGGGCGTATATGACCTTGTTCAACACCATATTATTCCTCACCAGGCTTTCGGGGATTTTGATTCATTGACTGAAACGGAGTTAGATTGGATCAACGAGCAAAGTATCTCCCTTTCTGTTTATCCTGAGGAAAAAGACGAAACTGATATGGAATTGGCCCTTAATTGGGTATTAAATCAAGACCCCCGACATATCTATCTTTATGGGGCTACAGGAGGAAGGCTTGACCATCTTTTTGCCAATGTCCAGCTGTTGCTTAAGGGTATTAAACAGAAAGTGCCAATTACTATGGTGGATTGTTTTAACCGGGTTCAGTTACGTGAACCTGGGAGCTATACAGTCACCGGGTCACCGTTATCTTACTATTCGTTTATTCCATTCACCCCCAAAGTCGAAGAGATAACGATTGAAGGCTTTAAATATGAACTCCACAATGATACTCTCTGGCAAGGCACGAGTTTAAGCGTAAGTAACCGACTGGTGCAAAAGTCAGGAAAAGTTTCCTTTACTACAGGGCTGCTGTTATTTTTTGAAAGTATGGACCAATAA
- the rsmB gene encoding 16S rRNA (cytosine(967)-C(5))-methyltransferase RsmB — translation MSKGNVREAALEVLLKVEKNQAYSHLLLNDTINKQKLNPKDTGLFTEIVYGTIQHQKTLDFYLSPFVKKPLNKLDDWVRILLRLTVYQTVYLDRVPERAAFYEAVQIAKKRGHKGISGMVNGVLRSLQREGLPSFNTLKDPIERIAVKTSHPEWLVKRWANQYGEKKAEAICTANLTHPKQTARVNIHRTTVAEVLSSLREEGLEAEQSEWIPEAIVVNKGVISKTKAFAAGNLTIQDESSMLVAYALDPQCHDTVLDACAAPGGKTTHIAEKLTGTGAVHSLDIHKHKVSLIEDQAKRLQLHNVNANEIDARKASEYFAKESFDRILVDAPCSGLGVIKRKPDLKWTKSENDVTRLAEIQGDILKGVWPLLKPGGILVYSTCTIDKEENDHVVDTFLTNERRAILDETMQERLPEKMKRLESERGTLQVFPDDRETDGFFIAAIKKT, via the coding sequence ATGAGTAAAGGAAATGTACGGGAAGCAGCTTTGGAAGTCCTTTTGAAAGTAGAAAAAAATCAAGCCTATAGTCACCTTTTACTGAATGACACCATTAATAAGCAAAAACTAAACCCGAAAGATACTGGTTTATTTACAGAAATCGTATATGGCACAATCCAGCATCAAAAGACGCTGGACTTTTATTTGAGCCCGTTTGTAAAGAAACCCTTGAATAAGCTTGACGATTGGGTTCGGATTTTACTTCGGCTGACGGTTTATCAGACGGTCTATTTAGATCGTGTTCCCGAACGAGCTGCGTTTTATGAAGCAGTACAAATCGCTAAAAAGCGTGGACATAAAGGAATTTCGGGTATGGTTAACGGTGTCCTGCGTTCGTTACAACGAGAGGGGTTACCGTCTTTTAACACACTTAAAGATCCGATTGAACGAATTGCGGTGAAAACGAGTCACCCAGAATGGCTAGTGAAAAGGTGGGCCAACCAATACGGAGAAAAAAAAGCAGAAGCTATATGTACAGCTAATTTAACTCACCCAAAACAAACTGCTCGTGTGAATATACACCGGACGACGGTTGCAGAGGTTCTTTCATCTTTACGAGAAGAAGGACTCGAAGCCGAGCAAAGTGAATGGATTCCAGAAGCGATTGTCGTAAATAAAGGTGTGATTTCCAAAACAAAAGCCTTTGCGGCAGGTAATTTAACGATTCAAGATGAAAGTTCTATGCTTGTGGCCTATGCACTAGATCCTCAATGTCATGACACTGTACTTGATGCATGTGCAGCCCCAGGTGGAAAAACGACACACATTGCTGAAAAGCTGACCGGTACAGGAGCTGTTCATTCTCTTGATATTCATAAACACAAAGTATCGCTCATTGAAGATCAAGCCAAGCGCCTTCAGTTACATAATGTGAATGCAAATGAAATAGATGCTAGAAAAGCGAGCGAATATTTTGCTAAAGAGTCTTTTGACCGGATATTAGTGGATGCTCCATGTTCGGGTTTAGGTGTCATAAAAAGAAAACCTGACCTGAAATGGACAAAGAGTGAAAACGATGTTACAAGGTTAGCTGAGATCCAAGGGGATATCTTAAAAGGTGTTTGGCCGTTGTTAAAACCTGGCGGCATTCTCGTCTATAGCACATGTACCATTGATAAGGAAGAAAACGACCATGTTGTCGATACGTTTTTAACAAATGAACGACGGGCAATACTAGATGAAACAATGCAAGAACGGCTGCCGGAAAAGATGAAACGACTTGAATCAGAACGCGGAACATTGCAAGTATTTCCGGATGACAGGGAGACTGACGGTTTTTTTATTGCTGCCATTAAAAAAACATAA
- the rsgA gene encoding ribosome small subunit-dependent GTPase A, which yields MAEGRIIKALSGFYYVENEEGIFQCRGRGNFRKKKITPLVGDWVGFDAANPTDGYVLEVFARENELIRPPIANVEQAVLVFSTQEPDFSPLLLDKFLVHVEANDIEPIICLSKVDLLNEQMEVSMGEAEALYRKLGYTVISTSIYVDETIELLRPYLREKVSVFAGQSGVGKSSLLNALKPELDLETNTISKSLGRGKHTTRHVELIPVEDGYVADTPGFSSLDFDGISVENISHCFPEMRERINDCKFRGCTHINEPKCAVKDSLEVGEISTTRYKHYVQFVEEIKNQKRRY from the coding sequence ATGGCGGAAGGGCGAATTATTAAAGCATTGAGTGGCTTTTATTACGTTGAAAATGAAGAAGGCATCTTTCAATGTCGAGGCAGAGGAAACTTCAGAAAGAAAAAAATTACCCCTTTAGTTGGGGACTGGGTTGGGTTCGATGCTGCCAACCCTACAGATGGCTATGTACTCGAAGTTTTTGCGAGAGAAAATGAATTGATTCGTCCCCCGATCGCAAATGTTGAGCAAGCAGTACTTGTTTTCTCCACGCAGGAGCCAGATTTTAGTCCGTTGTTACTTGATAAATTTCTTGTTCATGTTGAAGCTAACGACATAGAGCCTATCATTTGTCTGTCAAAGGTTGATCTACTCAATGAACAAATGGAGGTTTCTATGGGTGAGGCTGAAGCGCTCTATCGAAAACTCGGCTACACTGTGATAAGTACATCGATTTATGTAGATGAAACCATTGAATTGCTCAGACCTTATTTAAGAGAAAAAGTTTCTGTCTTTGCTGGGCAGTCGGGCGTAGGAAAATCATCGTTATTAAATGCATTAAAGCCTGAGCTTGATTTGGAGACGAATACGATCTCCAAAAGCTTAGGGCGAGGAAAACATACGACGCGACATGTGGAACTGATTCCTGTTGAAGACGGCTATGTAGCTGATACGCCCGGCTTTAGTTCGTTAGACTTTGACGGAATATCAGTTGAAAATATCAGCCATTGTTTTCCGGAAATGCGGGAGCGAATAAACGATTGTAAATTTAGAGGTTGTACACATATTAACGAGCCTAAATGCGCGGTAAAAGATAGTTTAGAAGTAGGAGAAATCTCCACTACAAGATATAAGCATTACGTTCAATTCGTAGAAGAAATAAAAAACCAAAAGCGGAGGTACTAG
- the fmt gene encoding methionyl-tRNA formyltransferase: protein MKLVFMGTPDFSVPVLRMLLEEGYEVAAVVTQPDRPKGRKRELTPPPVKVEALKHDLPVLQPEKIRVEDEWRKIADLEPDVIVTAAFGQILPKGLLDVPPLGCVNVHASLLPKYRGGAPIHQAVIDGEKESGISIMYMVEALDAGDVLSQRAISIGDEDTTGTMHDKLSQLGSELLKETLPLLENGRIEAFPQDEDYVTYAPNITKEKERIDWTMPAKAVYNQIRGLHPWPVAYTTIDGKRLKVWQAEKVTGPYSGKPGMITAFDETGLTVITGDNKAVKIVDLQPAGKKRMDAATFYRGAGNKLQVGAKVGLDDE from the coding sequence ATGAAACTAGTCTTTATGGGGACGCCTGATTTTTCAGTGCCAGTCCTCCGTATGCTTTTAGAGGAAGGATACGAAGTTGCCGCTGTTGTTACGCAGCCAGACCGTCCTAAAGGCAGGAAGCGGGAACTCACCCCCCCTCCAGTTAAAGTAGAAGCTCTAAAACATGACTTACCCGTATTGCAGCCCGAGAAGATTCGAGTGGAAGACGAGTGGAGAAAAATTGCAGATTTAGAGCCTGATGTAATCGTAACGGCTGCTTTTGGTCAAATATTACCGAAGGGCTTATTGGATGTCCCACCACTTGGGTGTGTCAATGTTCATGCGTCCTTACTTCCGAAATATCGTGGCGGTGCACCGATTCACCAGGCGGTCATTGACGGTGAAAAAGAATCGGGAATTTCGATTATGTATATGGTAGAAGCACTTGATGCAGGTGACGTCCTTTCTCAAAGAGCCATCTCGATTGGCGATGAAGATACAACCGGTACGATGCACGATAAGCTAAGCCAGCTCGGTTCAGAACTTTTAAAGGAAACCCTCCCTCTTCTTGAAAATGGTCGAATTGAAGCTTTCCCACAAGACGAAGATTATGTTACATATGCTCCAAACATTACGAAGGAAAAAGAACGGATTGACTGGACAATGCCCGCGAAAGCTGTCTATAACCAGATACGTGGACTGCACCCTTGGCCAGTCGCGTATACGACCATTGATGGGAAACGCTTGAAAGTATGGCAGGCTGAGAAAGTAACTGGACCTTATTCGGGGAAGCCAGGTATGATCACAGCATTTGATGAAACAGGGCTTACAGTCATTACAGGGGATAACAAAGCGGTTAAAATTGTTGATTTGCAGCCTGCAGGTAAAAAGCGCATGGATGCTGCAACCTTTTATCGTGGAGCAGGAAATAAACTTCAAGTAGGTGCGAAGGTAGGTCTTGATGATGAGTAA